AATCGCATGGGTGTATCGCCAATTGGTTGAAGAAGCTAAAGAACAAGGCTGGAAGATCGGGAGCCGCGCAACTTGCTATCGGATCATCGAGCAAATCGAGCCTACAATCAAGCACTTTGCCAATTTCGGCGAACAGGAGTGGGAGCGCAAGCTGCTGTATAAAATGAGGCGGGCGCTTGAGGAAGTGTTAGCCAACGAAGTCTGGAACGGAGATACGCACGATTTGGACTTCTTCATTGAAGTGGATGGGAAACCGATTCGCCCGCAATTGATTGCTTGGCAGGATGTTCGAACGCGCGTGATCGTCGGATATGCTGTCACGCTGCAAGGGAACGCCTATCGAATTGGCCGGGCGCTCCGAAACGGCATTCTGAACTACGGATTGCCGCAAATCGCTTACACCGACCACGGGAAAGACTATGACAGCGAATATATGGAACAGGTGTTTGAGCGTCTTCAAATTGATCACAAGCTTTGCAAAATCAAATGGCCGAATTCGAAGCCGATTGAACGCTTTTTCGAGACACTGACGAATAATTACACGCGCTTCTGGCCGGGATACTGCGGAAGTGACGCCAAGAAAAATCGACCGGTCGGCTTCGACGAGAAGAAGCAATGCGCGGCGGGCAAGCTGGTGAACATGGAAACAGCCCTTCAATTGGTTGACGAGGCGATCATGGATTACCATAACACCGTTCATAGCGAGCTTGGTTGCACGCCGTTCGAAGCGATGGAGAAGGTCGCGAAAGCACGTCCAGGCAGTGTAGACGTGCAGGCTCTGAACTTCACAATGATGAAGAAGGTACGCCGCAAAGTGCTGATCGATGGTATTCACTTCCAGAATCACGAGTATTGGTGTCACGAATTGCATCCGCTGCGCGAGCAATACGTCGATGTGTTCTATGACCCTGACGATGTAAGCCAACTCTTCGTGTACCACGAGGGCAAATTCATCGGAATTGCCGTCAACAAGCGCCTGCGGTTCCTTGGCGCCAATGAAGAGGATTTGAAAGCTCATCTGAAGGCGCAAGGCCAGGAGAAAAAGCGGATTAAGGAAGCTATTCGGGGCTACCGGGAAAACACACTGGAAGCACAGGTTGAAAAACGCTTGCGGCGCGGGCCTTCCACGCTGGAAGGCAGTCAAAAAAACAAGTCAGGCAAGCAGCCGGATCATGGCAAGGTGACACAGCTTACCGGTCATGAGCGGCAGGCGCGGGAAGTGAATCGACATCGTAAGGTTGCAGACACAAGACGGCAGGCGGAACAGCACGATGATTTGGCTGCGCAGTATCTGCGTGAAGATGCCCAAAAAGTATTTGAACGACTAAAGGAGGCTGGCAAGGCATGACAACAAGCAAAGATGAGGCGGTACGCGCCAAGCTGGAGGACTTGGTGGATAAGCAAGGGTTGAAATTGAAGGACATTGCCGAGGCGCTGGGCTACTCTCATTCCTCGCTGTCCCGGTATATCCGCAAAGACTACCATAGCACCGAGTTGGAGAGCGCCGCCCGCGCCTTCCTCATTGGACGGGGCGACCTTGAAAACGGCGAAACGGCCCCTGCGCCGGGAATCAGCGATTTCTATCCGACAGGCGTTGCGGTCGATATCGTGGGCGTTTGCGAACAATGCTTCAACCATCGGGACATTGGCCTGATCGTCGGAGAGTCCGGGATCGGCAAGACGACTGCGCTGGAGAAGTACGCTGCCAGCAACCCCAAGGCCGTGTACATACGCGCACACGGGAACATGACGCAGAAAACGTTACTTCGAAAAATGGGCGCATCCATCGGGCTAACGTTCCGCTATCACGATATAGGCTCCATGATCGATGCGCTGATCGAAAAGCTGGCCTCCGAACATGTTGTCTTCCTGATCGACGAGGCGGAATACCTGATTAACCCTAACAGCGCCACGCCCATGCGGAAATTGGAAATGCTGCGCACACTGCACGACGAAACGGAATCATTCGGCCTTATTCTTTGCGGCATGACACGTTTCAAAGGGTTTTTCCTGCACGGCCCGAGCATGAAGGAAAATCTTACGCAGCTTTGGAACCGGGTGTTCAGGGGACGAGAATTCGGCGGCACGGAGCGCAAGGACGTGGAACCGATTATGGACAGGCCGGATATGGATCATGACGCTAAAGACGAATTGGTAGCCCGTTCCCTGAATCAAGGCGGCAACCTGCGGCGGTTCATGAAGCTGTTAAAAACGGCGAAATCATTGGCAGACAAGAAAGGAAGCAGGATTACCGCCGACATCATTCGCCAAGCGGATACCCTGCTCCTTCACTGGTAAAATACTTTGGTCGCCCCCGAAGTATTTGCCTTTCATTATAGCACAAGCGACTCCTTTGCGATAGCGGCAAAGTCGAAACGCCCTAATCGGGCGTCGCGGGGAAATGACATCCCCCGCCTGAAGATGACAGGTCAAGAAAGGTTGGTGAAGTCAATGACAGGGCGTAAAGTAATGCCGGTCTTAGCGTTACGAATGGCGTTGGGAGAGACTTTTAGAAACATCATCCCCGAAACCGTTGCTCGTAAATGCAAACGGGAAATGAATAAGGTGGTTCAAGGCTCCTTCCAGGATTTTCGTATGAAGCATTTAGAAGCAACAAATCAATTCCTGGAAGAGATTGCTGACATGATGGAAACGGAACCTTTTCACCGTCTGCAAACCAAAGTTCGCAAAGCGCCAATTGAATTGCAATTGCTCCTCTTGGAACGCGTCGTAACTGTCGATGGTTGGTTGTCCGAGAAAGACCCGTTTACGGAAATAGATGTGCCTGAAAGTTTTCATGAGTTATTCTCCCAAGTGTTTATCCGCGACTATAGCGAGAAGGTCGAACAACATATCGAATAAAGTGGAGAACTCGACATCCAGTCGCTGCATGTAAAATGCTTTGGTCGCCCCCCGAAGCGGAGAACGGATTTCTGAATAGGAATGGAGTGAAATTTTCGGTGCTTACTAATGAAGTGTTTGACATGGCAGCAAGCTTGGATTTGATTTTCAACGCAGACGCTCCAGATCGGCAGGATTGGCTGGAGCGGATCACCCCCGCAGAAATGGAGTGGTACTATGCAAACGGGTACATCCATTAAGACACCGCCGCAACTCCTCAAGAAGATATGGGCATTAGCCAAAGAAATCAAAATGAGTGAAGAGGACGTACGCGCGATAGCCGAACGGATCACCGGAGAGGCCCGGCTGTCCACCCTAAGCAAGGCGGAAGCTTGTTTGATCATTGATACAATGAACGAAGTTGCCGGGAAGACGAGGGCTCGTCCGAGAGGGCGCATATCGAAGGCGCAACGATGGAAAATTGCTGAGCTTGAAAAGGAACTCGGCTGGTCGGACGAACCGCAGCACTTGAAGAACTTCATCAAGAAGTATTACAAGGTCGATCATATCGACTGGCTGACGCAGCCGAAAGCCTCCAAGCTCATTGAGTCGCTGAAAAACATGGCCGCAAGGAAAGAAAAGGCATAGCCGCCGTAATCGCCCTGTGTGGCGTTTCAACGCCCGGAGGGCATCCAACCTTCGGGTTTTTCTATACACCCCCGTTATAACGCGTTATAACGGGGTCTGCGGTGGCATTCCTCTTATGCATCACCCTATATAACGGAAAGGACGGGCGCTCATGGCAAAACAACGAACCATTTTGATGGGCAGCGCTCATAAGGAGATTGCCGCCCGATTGAGGAAGAATCCGGCCTTGCAATTCGCAAAGCAGCAGCATACCGAAAGCTTGAACACGATCCAGAGCTTGCTCCCGGCTGCGCATGTCCAGTTATGCGATATTGTGGCCTCTGCCACTCGCCGCATGATTACGGAGTATGAACAGGAAAGCTTTCTGCTTGGATTCCAGCAAGGCCGGGAACTGTCGGGGCTGCTGGACATTGACCAATCAAACCCCATTGCCCTGTTCTCCGAGGAATGGGAATGGCTCACATTCGGCTATCAGCTAAGCAAACGTCAGCGCGAACGTGTTCAGGGTTATATTGAAGGGATGCTCGAACACCAGGGCTACAACAATGTCGTTTCCATTGCTGAACTTCGGCGGCAGGCCGGACTTTGATTTCGGCAAAACTTAAGCGCGCTGTCATTGGGAAAATCGGGGCGATAAGCC
The window above is part of the Paenibacillus hamazuiensis genome. Proteins encoded here:
- a CDS encoding Mu transposase C-terminal domain-containing protein — encoded protein: MELSVKEYASLCGKSIRTIQDNVSKGKLKAKIGTINHKEAYLLDASQLPPEAYRQLLKEKRKLEEAERQDELFDWLEIREKFGAEAETDILKRLKWVRQAINYEFEECTDQKKAALAERIGTSKRTLYRWIDAYKKEGVIGLVSKPIRKHLEKTKPEVNFRSMDESAVNFVRSLYLVNPPPKIAWVYRQLVEEAKEQGWKIGSRATCYRIIEQIEPTIKHFANFGEQEWERKLLYKMRRALEEVLANEVWNGDTHDLDFFIEVDGKPIRPQLIAWQDVRTRVIVGYAVTLQGNAYRIGRALRNGILNYGLPQIAYTDHGKDYDSEYMEQVFERLQIDHKLCKIKWPNSKPIERFFETLTNNYTRFWPGYCGSDAKKNRPVGFDEKKQCAAGKLVNMETALQLVDEAIMDYHNTVHSELGCTPFEAMEKVAKARPGSVDVQALNFTMMKKVRRKVLIDGIHFQNHEYWCHELHPLREQYVDVFYDPDDVSQLFVYHEGKFIGIAVNKRLRFLGANEEDLKAHLKAQGQEKKRIKEAIRGYRENTLEAQVEKRLRRGPSTLEGSQKNKSGKQPDHGKVTQLTGHERQAREVNRHRKVADTRRQAEQHDDLAAQYLREDAQKVFERLKEAGKA
- a CDS encoding AAA family ATPase; translation: MTTSKDEAVRAKLEDLVDKQGLKLKDIAEALGYSHSSLSRYIRKDYHSTELESAARAFLIGRGDLENGETAPAPGISDFYPTGVAVDIVGVCEQCFNHRDIGLIVGESGIGKTTALEKYAASNPKAVYIRAHGNMTQKTLLRKMGASIGLTFRYHDIGSMIDALIEKLASEHVVFLIDEAEYLINPNSATPMRKLEMLRTLHDETESFGLILCGMTRFKGFFLHGPSMKENLTQLWNRVFRGREFGGTERKDVEPIMDRPDMDHDAKDELVARSLNQGGNLRRFMKLLKTAKSLADKKGSRITADIIRQADTLLLHW
- a CDS encoding regulatory protein GemA, with the protein product MQTGTSIKTPPQLLKKIWALAKEIKMSEEDVRAIAERITGEARLSTLSKAEACLIIDTMNEVAGKTRARPRGRISKAQRWKIAELEKELGWSDEPQHLKNFIKKYYKVDHIDWLTQPKASKLIESLKNMAARKEKA